In a single window of the Blattabacterium cuenoti genome:
- the rpmF gene encoding 50S ribosomal protein L32 — translation MAHPKRRQSKSRRNKRRSHFKVKEPLLAKCILTNKKHLYHHAYWHENILYYKGKILYNNNETKKESL, via the coding sequence ATGGCCCATCCTAAAAGAAGACAGTCTAAATCTAGAAGAAATAAAAGAAGAAGTCATTTTAAAGTAAAAGAACCTTTATTAGCAAAATGTATTTTAACAAATAAAAAACATTTATACCATCATGCGTATTGGCATGAAAACATCCTTTATTACAAAGGAAAAATTCTATATAATAATAATGAAACTAAAAAAGAATCCTTATAA
- the accB gene encoding acetyl-CoA carboxylase biotin carboxyl carrier protein: protein MDLKKIKYLIKFISDSNIDEIKIKIGNTEIYMKNRTLRKNEKYSWNPKISSSISDYYDKFSKKEKENINKYFTIKSPMIGTFYRKPNPDQEPFVKIGDKIKIGTKVCVIEAMKLFNDIESEVNGKLIKVLVEDASPVDYDQPLFLLDPNY from the coding sequence ATGGATTTAAAAAAAATAAAATACCTGATTAAGTTTATTTCGGATTCAAATATAGATGAGATAAAGATTAAAATAGGAAACACTGAAATTTATATGAAAAATAGAACATTGAGAAAAAATGAAAAATATTCGTGGAATCCTAAAATATCTTCTTCTATTTCTGATTATTACGATAAATTTTCTAAAAAAGAAAAAGAAAATATAAATAAATATTTTACTATAAAATCTCCTATGATTGGAACATTTTATAGAAAACCGAATCCAGATCAAGAACCTTTTGTAAAGATAGGAGATAAAATAAAAATAGGAACAAAAGTTTGTGTTATAGAAGCAATGAAATTATTTAATGATATTGAATCTGAAGTAAATGGAAAATTGATTAAAGTTTTAGTGGAAGATGCTTCCCCTGTTGATTATGACCAACCTTTATTTCTTTTAGATCCTAATTATTAA